Proteins found in one Roseovarius pelagicus genomic segment:
- a CDS encoding aldehyde dehydrogenase, with amino-acid sequence MAEIESYEMLIDGEWCLASDAGQFDSVNPATGEVWARVPEATADDVDRAVRAAHHAFLDGPWAKMTPTERGKCLRKLGDLLADKSEELGRTESIDSGKMLKETRWQAKYIAEFFHFYAGCADKIAGETLPIDKPDMFVFTRREPLGVVAAVVPWNSQLFLVAVKMGPALAAGNTIVLKASEHASAAMLDFGRLIEEAGFPPGVVNIVTGHGDPCGKVLTSHPLVARISFTGGPGAARHVLENSKRNFAEVSLELGGKSPFIVFDDANIESAVNASIAGIFGATGQSCVAGSRLYLHEDIADEFLERMTSLARQIVIGDPLAEDTQMGPLCTQGQLDHIKSEVAHAVEEGGTVLVGGAQPDGMEGLYYQPTIIDCPRQDMRIVDTELFGPVLCVQRFKTEEEVLALANDTEHGLAAGIFTRDSARSLRMSSAVRAGIVWVNTYRVVSPIAEFGGIKGSGYGRESGFQAMYDYTRPKTVWMNTSDDPIANPFVMR; translated from the coding sequence ATGGCAGAAATCGAAAGCTACGAGATGTTGATTGACGGGGAGTGGTGCCTTGCTTCTGATGCAGGGCAGTTCGACAGCGTCAACCCGGCAACCGGAGAGGTCTGGGCGCGCGTGCCCGAGGCGACGGCAGATGACGTCGATCGCGCCGTGCGAGCTGCACATCACGCGTTTCTAGATGGGCCATGGGCCAAGATGACACCAACCGAACGCGGTAAATGCCTGCGCAAGTTAGGTGATCTGCTGGCGGACAAATCCGAGGAACTGGGCCGCACTGAATCTATCGACAGCGGCAAGATGCTGAAAGAAACGCGCTGGCAGGCCAAGTATATTGCGGAATTTTTCCACTTTTACGCTGGTTGCGCCGACAAGATCGCGGGTGAAACCCTGCCCATCGACAAACCGGATATGTTCGTGTTCACCCGACGCGAGCCACTGGGTGTCGTCGCGGCCGTGGTGCCGTGGAACAGTCAGCTGTTCCTCGTCGCGGTCAAGATGGGACCGGCCTTGGCGGCGGGAAACACCATTGTGCTGAAAGCCTCGGAGCATGCCAGCGCCGCAATGCTGGATTTCGGACGCCTGATCGAAGAGGCGGGATTTCCCCCCGGTGTCGTGAACATCGTGACCGGTCATGGCGATCCTTGCGGCAAGGTGCTGACGTCGCATCCGTTGGTGGCGCGCATTTCCTTTACCGGGGGGCCGGGGGCCGCGCGGCACGTTCTGGAAAATTCGAAACGTAACTTTGCCGAAGTCAGTCTGGAACTGGGTGGCAAATCGCCGTTCATTGTGTTCGATGATGCCAATATCGAAAGCGCGGTGAACGCGTCGATCGCGGGCATCTTTGGCGCGACGGGGCAAAGCTGCGTTGCCGGATCGCGCCTGTATCTGCACGAGGATATTGCGGACGAATTTCTGGAGCGGATGACATCGCTGGCGCGCCAGATTGTCATCGGCGATCCGCTGGCCGAAGACACCCAGATGGGGCCGCTCTGTACACAGGGGCAGTTGGATCATATCAAATCCGAGGTTGCCCACGCGGTTGAGGAAGGCGGGACCGTTCTGGTCGGCGGCGCACAGCCGGATGGCATGGAGGGACTGTATTACCAGCCGACGATCATTGATTGTCCGCGACAGGATATGCGCATTGTCGATACCGAGTTGTTCGGCCCGGTCCTATGTGTTCAGCGGTTCAAGACCGAGGAGGAGGTGCTGGCGCTGGCCAACGACACCGAACACGGGCTGGCGGCGGGCATTTTCACCCGTGACAGTGCGCGTTCATTGCGGATGTCGTCTGCTGTGCGGGCAGGGATCGTCTGGGTGAATACTTATCGTGTCGTCTCCCCCATTGCTGAATTCGGCGGAATCAAGGGGTCCGGCTACGGTCGCGAAAGCGGGTTCCAGGCGATGTACGACTACACCCGACCGAAAACAGTGTGGATGAACACATCGGACGACCCCATCGCCAACCCCTTTGTCATGCGCTGA
- a CDS encoding ABC transporter permease, translating to MTFMRRLYLLIFALYLIGPIVVITAVSFNEKRFLAFPPRGFSFRWYAEIFVASDWFNALLNSLMIALASATLAVLIAMPVAYTAWRYGLRYAKALFALGIAPFILPPVIMALGFLLLFTSAGMHGLLINVIIAHAIFLLALPLVTISLGLESVDKSLIEASQTMGASNAVVFRTVILPIAAPFAFAGFAFCFVLSLNEYIIALMTVGFTVETLPIKIFNALRYGYTPVIASIAVLFLLINIAVFSLIAKFSNLTRILGAQD from the coding sequence ATGACCTTTATGCGCCGCCTCTATCTGCTGATCTTTGCGCTTTACCTGATCGGCCCGATTGTCGTGATCACCGCCGTGTCGTTCAACGAAAAACGCTTTCTGGCCTTTCCGCCGCGCGGGTTCTCATTCCGCTGGTACGCCGAGATTTTCGTGGCGAGCGATTGGTTCAACGCATTGTTGAATTCGCTGATGATCGCGCTGGCCTCGGCCACGCTGGCGGTTTTGATTGCGATGCCGGTGGCCTATACGGCGTGGCGCTATGGTCTGCGCTATGCCAAGGCGCTGTTCGCGCTTGGGATCGCGCCGTTTATCCTTCCGCCCGTGATCATGGCATTGGGGTTCTTGTTACTGTTTACCAGTGCGGGGATGCATGGCCTGCTGATTAATGTGATCATCGCCCATGCGATTTTCTTGCTGGCGTTGCCCTTGGTCACGATTTCGCTGGGATTGGAGAGTGTCGATAAATCGTTGATAGAGGCCAGCCAAACCATGGGCGCCAGTAATGCCGTGGTGTTCCGCACCGTGATCCTGCCGATCGCGGCGCCGTTTGCCTTTGCCGGGTTTGCGTTCTGTTTCGTGCTTAGCCTGAATGAATATATCATCGCGTTGATGACGGTGGGCTTTACGGTCGAGACGCTGCCGATCAAGATTTTCAACGCCTTGCGCTATGGGTACACACCGGTGATCGCCTCTATCGCGGTGCTGTTTTTGCTGATCAACATCGCTGTGTTCAGCCTGATCGCTAAGTTTTCCAACCTCACGCGCATTCTGGGCGCGCAGGATTAA
- a CDS encoding alpha/beta hydrolase: MAQTTDGTYFVRRGDQDAPSVILVHGLGLCAQVWQWQSPALAERYDVIAYDLYGHGDSASPPSEPSLSLFSEQLAGVMDACAIDSTAIIGFSLGGMIARRFAQDHPDRTSALAILHSPHQRTPDAQTAILARVEQARRDGPAATVEAALERWFTDTYRQDHPDMMDLVRRWVRANDIAIYHRNYRVLADGIDEITAPQPPINIPTLVVTGDEDYGNGPEMTRAIAAEIPGAETHILPGLRHMALAEDPDQMNNVLLGFLDRHIKGPVT; this comes from the coding sequence ATGGCGCAAACAACTGATGGCACATATTTCGTCCGTCGAGGAGACCAGGACGCGCCTTCGGTGATACTTGTCCACGGTCTGGGCCTGTGCGCGCAGGTCTGGCAATGGCAATCCCCCGCGCTGGCAGAGCGCTATGACGTCATCGCCTACGATCTCTATGGCCACGGCGACAGCGCATCTCCCCCGTCCGAGCCGTCACTCAGCCTGTTCTCCGAACAACTAGCCGGAGTAATGGACGCATGCGCCATCGATAGCACGGCGATCATCGGATTCTCCCTTGGGGGCATGATCGCGCGCCGCTTTGCGCAGGACCACCCGGACCGCACCAGCGCGCTGGCCATTCTGCATTCACCGCACCAACGCACGCCCGACGCTCAGACCGCCATCCTCGCCCGTGTCGAGCAGGCCCGCCGCGATGGCCCCGCGGCGACAGTCGAGGCCGCGCTGGAACGCTGGTTTACGGACACATATCGTCAGGATCACCCCGACATGATGGATCTGGTGCGCCGCTGGGTGCGCGCCAACGATATCGCGATCTATCATCGTAACTACCGCGTTCTCGCGGATGGGATTGACGAAATCACGGCGCCTCAACCGCCAATCAATATCCCCACGCTGGTGGTGACGGGTGACGAGGATTACGGCAACGGCCCCGAGATGACGCGCGCAATCGCCGCCGAGATTCCCGGTGCAGAAACGCATATCCTGCCCGGTCTGCGACATATGGCGCTGGCAGAAGATCCCGACCAGATGAACAACGTGTTGTTGGGATTTCTCGACCGCCACATCAAGGGTCCAGTGACATGA
- the nthA gene encoding nitrile hydratase subunit alpha has translation MPHDHPDHDPLEEGAALRVRALEELMIAKGLVDPAALDAIVEYYERETGPRNGAAVVARAWTDPDYRAWLLRDGTAAIADMGFSGFQGEHIRVLENTYEVHNLVVCTLCSCYPWPVLGLPPTWYKSAAYRSRAVREPRSVLAEFGVVLPEDMQVRVWDSTAEIRYLVLPQRPEGTDGQDTATLATMVTRNGMIGTARL, from the coding sequence ATGCCCCATGATCATCCCGATCACGACCCGCTGGAGGAAGGCGCGGCCCTGCGCGTGCGCGCGCTCGAAGAGCTTATGATCGCTAAGGGGCTGGTAGATCCCGCCGCGCTGGATGCCATTGTCGAATATTATGAACGTGAAACTGGCCCGCGGAATGGTGCGGCGGTGGTGGCGCGTGCCTGGACTGATCCAGATTATCGCGCATGGCTATTGCGCGACGGCACCGCTGCGATTGCCGATATGGGGTTTTCCGGGTTTCAGGGGGAACATATCCGCGTTCTGGAAAACACGTACGAGGTGCATAACCTCGTCGTCTGCACGTTATGCTCTTGCTATCCGTGGCCTGTTCTTGGCCTGCCGCCGACATGGTACAAGAGTGCAGCGTACCGTTCACGCGCCGTTCGCGAACCGCGCAGCGTGCTGGCCGAGTTTGGCGTGGTGTTGCCCGAGGATATGCAGGTGCGCGTTTGGGATAGCACCGCCGAAATCCGTTATCTGGTTTTACCGCAGAGGCCGGAAGGGACGGACGGGCAGGATACTGCCACGCTGGCCACGATGGTCACGCGTAACGGCATGATCGGTACGGCACGACTGTAA
- a CDS encoding amino acid synthesis family protein: protein MFPELRKVVTFDEDIHREGERAADPILRMIGVAAVLRNPWHGQGYVEDLAPEIKRLAPPLGRMLTDRLIALAGSGDAIEAYGKACIAGTDCELEHASALIHTLQYGNFYREAVGAKSYLGFTNTRGPANTQIQVPLMDKHDTGRRSHYLTVQFSIYDAPAHDEIVVALGAATGGRPHHRIGDRYSDLAALGRDVENPAGVD from the coding sequence ATGTTTCCTGAACTGAGAAAAGTCGTCACCTTTGACGAGGACATCCATCGCGAAGGCGAGCGCGCCGCTGACCCCATTCTGCGGATGATCGGCGTGGCCGCCGTTTTGCGCAACCCGTGGCATGGCCAAGGATATGTCGAGGACCTTGCACCCGAAATCAAACGTCTCGCCCCTCCATTGGGCCGGATGCTGACCGACCGCCTCATCGCGCTGGCAGGTTCCGGCGACGCAATCGAGGCCTATGGCAAGGCCTGCATCGCCGGCACCGATTGCGAACTGGAACATGCTTCTGCCCTGATCCATACGCTGCAATATGGCAATTTCTACCGCGAGGCCGTGGGTGCCAAGAGCTATCTGGGCTTTACCAACACGCGCGGACCAGCGAACACGCAAATACAGGTGCCGCTGATGGACAAGCATGACACCGGGCGGCGATCGCACTATCTGACCGTACAGTTTTCAATCTATGACGCCCCTGCGCATGATGAAATCGTGGTCGCACTGGGGGCCGCCACCGGCGGGCGTCCGCATCACCGGATCGGGGATCGTTACTCTGACCTTGCCGCCCTCGGCCGGGACGTCGAGAACCCCGCCGGGGTGGATTGA
- a CDS encoding GlxA family transcriptional regulator produces the protein MTDTVPRTEARMRCVVIPRFNMLTLTSMLEPLRLANALAPTPLYRSSFHSVDGDYITSVDGFGIACEPVPERLNRTETVLLFGGPGSMHYHNPRLFSWLRLQMRLGARLCAVDLAPYIAARAGLLNGHRATLHWTSLPGFQEQFPDIQVVEQLYVDDAPVLTAAGGTAGIDLMLHLISQTHGTALVGDVSDRMIHHPVRPSSTGQRITLGRSAGRLPEPVRAAVDLIEAHIAVPLSVPEIATRIGLSPRQLLREFSTATGCSVVQFALLMRLQHARVLLMSTGMGIRDVATATGFNSLSHFANAFRKCFGRRPSDYRPAQTGNEPEPHWPGPLHAFLETNEVRRRIDQQIAGARGH, from the coding sequence ATGACAGACACCGTTCCACGCACCGAGGCACGTATGCGTTGCGTGGTCATCCCCCGCTTTAACATGCTGACCCTCACCAGCATGCTGGAGCCACTACGTCTGGCAAATGCTCTGGCCCCGACCCCGCTCTACCGCAGTAGTTTTCATTCAGTCGACGGTGACTACATCACCTCGGTCGATGGTTTCGGCATCGCCTGCGAGCCGGTGCCGGAACGGCTGAACCGTACAGAAACCGTTCTGCTATTCGGCGGGCCGGGCAGCATGCACTATCACAACCCGCGCCTGTTTTCATGGTTGCGCCTGCAGATGCGACTGGGCGCGCGTCTTTGCGCCGTGGATCTGGCCCCCTACATCGCCGCCCGCGCAGGCTTGCTGAACGGACACAGGGCAACGCTGCACTGGACATCCCTGCCGGGGTTTCAGGAACAGTTTCCCGATATCCAAGTGGTGGAACAGCTATATGTCGACGATGCCCCGGTGCTGACCGCGGCAGGTGGTACAGCGGGGATCGACCTGATGCTTCACCTTATCTCTCAAACGCATGGTACCGCATTGGTGGGCGACGTCTCGGATCGAATGATACATCATCCGGTGCGTCCCAGCAGCACTGGCCAACGTATTACACTGGGTCGCAGCGCCGGACGTTTGCCTGAACCCGTCCGCGCAGCTGTCGATCTGATCGAGGCGCATATCGCCGTCCCGCTGAGCGTACCTGAGATCGCCACGCGGATCGGTCTGTCGCCGCGTCAGTTACTCAGAGAGTTCTCGACTGCTACGGGATGCAGCGTCGTGCAATTCGCGTTGTTGATGCGGCTGCAACACGCCCGCGTGCTGCTCATGTCCACCGGCATGGGAATTCGCGATGTCGCAACGGCGACGGGGTTCAATTCACTTTCCCATTTTGCCAACGCGTTTCGCAAATGCTTTGGTCGACGTCCCAGCGATTATCGACCGGCACAGACAGGAAATGAGCCAGAGCCGCACTGGCCCGGCCCATTGCATGCGTTTTTGGAAACCAACGAAGTACGGCGCCGGATTGATCAGCAGATCGCCGGCGCGCGCGGCCATTAA
- a CDS encoding nitrile hydratase accessory protein has protein sequence MTPLEAHKQTMDDIAAVIPDICGDGPLFRAPWQARIFALIVGCVHAGHVPWATFQARLAREITEMEKAAPSGAAQSVENEYFECWLQAAEATLQAEGVIAEGDIAAQIADLRVAIAAIRTAQSTPAGFSTSRPRAARSE, from the coding sequence TTGACCCCGCTTGAGGCGCATAAGCAGACGATGGATGACATCGCGGCGGTGATCCCCGACATATGTGGCGATGGTCCGCTGTTTCGCGCGCCGTGGCAGGCCCGCATCTTTGCTTTGATTGTGGGCTGCGTGCATGCGGGGCACGTGCCCTGGGCCACGTTTCAAGCGCGTCTCGCCCGCGAGATTACCGAGATGGAGAAAGCCGCGCCGTCCGGGGCTGCGCAAAGTGTCGAGAACGAGTATTTTGAGTGTTGGTTGCAGGCCGCCGAAGCGACACTGCAAGCCGAGGGGGTGATTGCGGAGGGCGACATCGCGGCGCAGATCGCTGACCTGCGCGTTGCGATAGCCGCCATTCGCACGGCTCAATCCACCCCGGCGGGGTTCTCGACGTCCCGGCCGAGGGCGGCAAGGTCAGAGTAA
- a CDS encoding nitrile hydratase subunit beta, which produces MSYPPETADPKFAIGQRVRARDDCPAGHTRVPRYVRGHVGVIEAELGIFQFADAMARGDGPDPHHCYTVRFSAADLWGSGAERGATVFLDLWEPYLDPA; this is translated from the coding sequence ATGTCTTATCCGCCCGAAACCGCGGACCCCAAATTTGCCATTGGTCAGCGTGTACGCGCGCGCGACGATTGCCCGGCAGGGCATACCCGCGTGCCGCGCTACGTACGCGGGCATGTTGGTGTTATCGAAGCAGAGCTGGGGATTTTCCAGTTTGCCGATGCGATGGCGCGCGGCGACGGGCCTGATCCGCATCATTGCTATACGGTTCGTTTTAGTGCTGCGGACCTATGGGGGAGTGGGGCAGAGCGCGGCGCAACGGTTTTTCTCGACCTCTGGGAGCCATATCTTGACCCCGCTTGA
- a CDS encoding ABC transporter permease, with product MQQGSSFTRSLGLIPSSVMIGIFFFVPFVLILMTSVSVPSETGDYQLGFSMEHFERFATWFYIERALFSAGLCALIALLSLLIAYPFTYMLTQFGPRSQTLWLIYILAQLSLSEVLIAFSWQILLSRTGGIANILVMVGLAEKSFAMTPSAGAVLAALVYLAVPFSVLLLYPALSRLDKSLIEASRTLGASPLRTFFTVVMPVTRPAIISSGVTIFVLTLGAIIVPQVLGKPEHWTLSVLITDQAIFNFNMPFASALAVVLLALSASVIAVVTKFSGGK from the coding sequence ATGCAACAGGGCAGCAGCTTTACCCGCAGTCTCGGTCTGATCCCGTCGTCGGTGATGATCGGGATCTTCTTTTTCGTACCGTTCGTTTTGATCCTGATGACGAGCGTTTCGGTGCCATCGGAAACCGGCGACTATCAGCTCGGCTTTAGCATGGAGCATTTCGAACGCTTCGCGACGTGGTTCTATATCGAGCGGGCGTTGTTTTCGGCGGGGCTGTGTGCGCTGATCGCACTGCTGAGCCTGCTGATCGCCTATCCATTTACCTATATGCTGACCCAGTTCGGGCCGCGTTCGCAAACCTTGTGGCTGATCTACATTCTCGCGCAATTGTCGCTGTCGGAAGTGTTGATTGCGTTTAGCTGGCAAATCCTACTGTCGCGCACGGGGGGGATCGCCAATATTCTGGTCATGGTCGGTCTGGCCGAGAAAAGTTTTGCCATGACACCATCGGCAGGGGCGGTTCTGGCAGCCTTGGTTTATCTGGCCGTGCCGTTTTCGGTGCTGTTGCTTTACCCGGCGCTCAGCCGGTTGGACAAAAGCCTGATCGAGGCATCGCGCACTCTGGGCGCGTCGCCGCTGCGCACATTCTTTACGGTAGTGATGCCGGTCACGCGCCCTGCAATCATTTCCAGTGGCGTGACCATATTCGTGTTGACGCTGGGCGCGATCATCGTGCCGCAGGTGCTGGGCAAGCCCGAGCATTGGACATTATCGGTGCTGATCACCGATCAGGCGATTTTTAACTTTAACATGCCCTTTGCGTCGGCTCTTGCGGTCGTGCTGCTGGCGCTCAGTGCCAGCGTGATCGCCGTGGTTACCAAATTCTCGGGGGGCAAATGA
- a CDS encoding flavin reductase — MSNGILNGNRVLDLCTGAPGRYGTMMLADQGAEVIRVDGILSGQTDDGHPAGNLLDRNKKSVVFDLTSDEGSAGLTNLLAGAHAIVSDLPLDMRQELNLAYHTLAELNPRLIYATLPNVATADTQPAIGATLAFGLMAALRQVDATGKGQQLEIAPPTNSDEICALAFSAHPAPPPNTPPTPGRDTDTYLSEMPNVPMTDLEKRALRDAMGTFATGVTVVTTLQSDGTPRGFTANSFTSVSLDPPLLLVCIAKTAHSCDTFCAAPSFAVNVLSEGQKTLSNLFASRDPDKFGQCGWRGGAAGMPLLDEALAGIVCTRERLIDAGDHVILVGRVIDFSARHAAPLGYFKGNYFSIGLEEELVSAASQAGPVKIGALLSRGRQLLLRVGADGEIGIPAADEPRQSLPLLKKHLEKLRIKAQLDFLYAVYQDSSTGHHGIYYHGTAEGYTPSGHKFFDLDDIPLKKLPSAAERSMLTRYCEEFRHGSFGIYLGDETTGTVRRYAAPDDT; from the coding sequence ATGAGCAATGGTATCCTCAACGGGAACCGGGTTCTCGACCTCTGCACAGGCGCGCCCGGTCGCTACGGCACAATGATGCTTGCGGATCAAGGCGCCGAAGTGATCCGCGTAGATGGCATTCTCAGCGGCCAGACGGATGACGGGCATCCGGCGGGCAACCTGCTGGATCGCAATAAGAAAAGTGTAGTATTCGACCTGACGTCGGACGAGGGTTCCGCCGGTCTGACCAACCTGCTGGCGGGCGCCCATGCCATCGTCAGCGACCTGCCGCTCGATATGCGACAAGAGTTGAACCTAGCATATCACACGCTGGCAGAACTGAACCCGCGCCTGATTTACGCGACGCTTCCCAACGTGGCGACTGCCGACACCCAGCCCGCCATCGGGGCGACATTGGCCTTTGGCCTGATGGCCGCGTTGCGTCAGGTCGACGCAACGGGCAAAGGCCAGCAGTTGGAGATTGCGCCACCGACGAACAGCGACGAAATATGCGCGCTCGCGTTCTCTGCGCACCCTGCCCCACCGCCAAACACACCACCCACACCGGGCCGAGATACGGACACATACCTGTCGGAAATGCCCAATGTGCCGATGACGGATCTGGAAAAGCGTGCATTGCGGGATGCGATGGGCACCTTTGCGACCGGTGTCACTGTCGTGACCACTCTGCAATCGGATGGGACACCCCGCGGATTTACCGCAAATTCCTTTACGTCCGTATCGCTGGATCCACCGCTGCTGCTCGTGTGCATCGCCAAAACGGCCCACAGCTGTGACACCTTCTGTGCCGCGCCGTCTTTTGCTGTCAACGTCCTCAGCGAAGGGCAAAAAACGCTATCAAACCTCTTTGCCTCACGCGATCCGGACAAGTTCGGGCAATGTGGCTGGCGCGGCGGCGCTGCCGGAATGCCTCTACTGGACGAGGCGCTGGCGGGGATCGTCTGTACACGCGAGCGACTGATTGATGCGGGGGATCACGTTATTCTGGTGGGCCGGGTGATAGATTTCTCCGCGCGTCATGCAGCCCCGTTGGGATACTTCAAAGGCAATTATTTCTCCATCGGTCTGGAAGAAGAACTGGTGTCAGCCGCCTCGCAGGCCGGACCGGTCAAGATCGGCGCGCTTCTTTCGCGTGGCAGACAACTGCTGTTGAGAGTCGGAGCAGATGGCGAGATCGGCATACCCGCGGCGGACGAACCACGGCAAAGCCTGCCTTTGCTCAAGAAACATCTGGAAAAGCTACGGATCAAGGCGCAGCTCGACTTTCTCTACGCCGTATATCAGGACAGCAGCACCGGCCATCATGGCATCTATTACCATGGCACAGCCGAGGGCTATACCCCGTCGGGGCACAAGTTCTTTGATCTGGATGACATCCCCCTGAAAAAACTGCCCAGCGCGGCGGAACGCAGTATGCTGACCCGCTATTGCGAGGAATTCCGGCACGGCAGCTTCGGCATCTATCTGGGCGACGAAACCACCGGCACCGTACGGCGCTACGCAGCCCCTGATGACACCTGA
- a CDS encoding ABC transporter ATP-binding protein, with protein sequence MSGLIIEGVTKKFGSVTAVEDVNLHFKTGEMVCFLGPSGCGKTTLLRMIAGLEEPTTGSISFEGRDLTRVPVHQRDIGMVFQSFALFPHLSVGENITYAMRIRGHSRSEREDRARELLDMMHLPGVADRRIGQLSGGQRQRVAIARALALNPQVFLLDEPMSALDANLREAMQIELRKLQQELGITTVVVTHDQTEAMTMADEIVVMGRAKVLQTGTPMDIYKKPVDKFVAGFIGTSNLLPARMSAENAVRVGDAELRVESGAAGQPTGTDVLLMTRPEEVFVRPAASNPPANAVAGTVSFVRDIGATIEILVDCNGHEVISVLTPKDWPDVRIGDAVTVEMPVGACTVLAA encoded by the coding sequence ATGTCGGGTCTCATCATCGAAGGCGTCACCAAGAAATTCGGCAGTGTTACCGCCGTTGAAGATGTGAACCTGCATTTCAAGACCGGCGAGATGGTTTGTTTTCTCGGCCCGTCGGGGTGCGGCAAGACCACGCTCTTGCGGATGATCGCGGGGCTCGAAGAGCCGACCACCGGCAGCATCAGTTTCGAGGGGCGCGACCTGACGCGCGTGCCCGTGCACCAGCGCGATATTGGCATGGTGTTTCAGTCCTTTGCCCTGTTTCCGCATCTGAGCGTCGGAGAGAACATTACCTACGCGATGCGCATTCGAGGCCATTCGCGGTCTGAACGCGAGGATCGCGCGCGCGAATTGTTGGATATGATGCATTTACCCGGTGTCGCCGACCGCCGCATCGGTCAGTTATCGGGCGGGCAGCGGCAGCGTGTGGCGATTGCACGGGCGCTGGCGCTGAATCCGCAGGTGTTTTTGCTGGACGAGCCGATGTCGGCGCTGGATGCCAACCTGCGCGAGGCGATGCAGATTGAGCTGCGGAAGCTGCAACAGGAACTGGGCATTACAACGGTCGTGGTGACTCATGATCAGACCGAGGCGATGACCATGGCCGACGAGATCGTGGTGATGGGCCGTGCAAAGGTGCTGCAAACCGGCACGCCCATGGATATCTACAAAAAACCGGTGGACAAGTTCGTGGCTGGGTTCATCGGAACCAGCAACCTATTGCCCGCCCGGATGAGTGCCGAGAACGCGGTGCGCGTCGGCGATGCCGAGCTTAGGGTCGAGAGTGGCGCCGCAGGCCAGCCCACAGGCACAGACGTATTGCTGATGACACGTCCCGAAGAGGTGTTCGTGCGTCCGGCTGCAAGCAACCCACCGGCAAATGCGGTTGCCGGCACGGTCAGCTTTGTTCGCGATATCGGTGCGACGATTGAAATCCTTGTGGATTGCAACGGGCACGAGGTGATCTCGGTCTTGACGCCAAAGGACTGGCCGGATGTGCGGATCGGTGACGCCGTGACGGTGGAAATGCCAGTCGGTGCCTGCACCGTTCTGGCAGCCTGA
- a CDS encoding LLM class flavin-dependent oxidoreductase: protein MKFQLAINLERIDDSLDMNDVARHTIEMVQMAEEGGFEIVWAAEHHALEMTIAPNPFQILTWWAGETSKIRLGTAVATAAYWHPINLAGEAAFLDLISGGRLEFGIGSGAYQREFDRMRPGLKQSDAWRYMQEMLPAVRELWKGDYEHDGDYWQFPTSTSVPKPVQADVPVWVAARSPITYDYAVRNKCHVNCWPLTRPFAEAELYKRQLDEAMQKADNGWTPRFALMRHAAIYDNDADSDAALRAIRTVLSQFENLFRNAGDVKNGFPASIPLDELKGREQYDPEMLEENLMFGSPETAIRKLQGYRDLGINEFIYYSSLGLGHEEQKRSLKLFCDEVIPAMR, encoded by the coding sequence ATGAAATTTCAACTTGCGATCAATCTAGAGCGTATTGACGACAGCCTTGATATGAATGACGTGGCACGCCACACCATCGAGATGGTGCAGATGGCGGAAGAGGGCGGTTTCGAAATCGTCTGGGCTGCGGAACACCATGCGCTGGAGATGACCATCGCGCCCAATCCATTCCAGATACTGACGTGGTGGGCGGGCGAAACCAGCAAGATCCGCCTCGGCACGGCGGTTGCTACGGCTGCCTATTGGCATCCGATTAACCTTGCTGGCGAGGCCGCATTTCTGGACCTGATCAGCGGCGGGCGGTTGGAATTCGGTATTGGGTCCGGGGCCTATCAGCGCGAATTTGATCGTATGCGTCCGGGGCTGAAGCAATCCGATGCTTGGCGGTATATGCAGGAAATGCTGCCAGCCGTGCGCGAGCTGTGGAAGGGCGATTACGAACACGACGGTGACTACTGGCAGTTCCCGACCTCCACCTCGGTGCCCAAGCCGGTGCAGGCGGATGTGCCTGTTTGGGTCGCGGCGCGGTCGCCCATCACCTATGATTATGCCGTCCGCAACAAGTGTCATGTCAACTGCTGGCCGCTGACCCGTCCGTTTGCCGAGGCCGAGTTGTACAAACGACAGCTCGATGAGGCGATGCAGAAGGCCGATAATGGCTGGACCCCGCGCTTTGCGCTGATGCGGCACGCCGCGATCTACGACAACGATGCTGACAGTGACGCGGCCCTGCGGGCCATCCGCACCGTTCTAAGCCAGTTCGAGAACCTTTTCCGCAACGCTGGCGACGTCAAGAATGGGTTTCCAGCGTCCATTCCGTTGGATGAGCTGAAGGGGCGTGAACAATATGATCCCGAGATGCTGGAAGAGAACCTGATGTTCGGCTCTCCCGAGACGGCGATACGCAAGCTACAGGGCTACCGCGATCTGGGTATAAACGAGTTTATCTACTATTCGTCTTTGGGGCTGGGGCACGAGGAACAAAAGCGGTCGTTGAAGCTGTTCTGTGACGAAGTGATCCCCGCAATGCGGTAG